The following is a genomic window from Citrifermentans bemidjiense Bem.
CAGCGCCCGTACTACCAGGTGCAGGTGGATGGCGAACCCTAAGAGGCCGAAGGCAAAGGCGATGAGGAACTCCTTCACCCGCAAGACCACGCGCCGGTCCGCCGAGATGAGGAGCCAGGCGTAGGTCGGTATCATCAGCACGATGATCTGGTGCGCCCCGGTGGCAAGCCCGACCAGGAAAGCCCCCAGGTAGACGTAGGAAGGGCGTTCGCGCCCCTCCAGGTAGCTGTCGCGCCAAAGGAGCATGAGCCAGAAAACGATGGCGCAGATGAAGGCTAAGAGCGGATATGGCTTGTCGTGGTTCGACTGCAGCCAAAGCCTCGCGGTGCAGGCGAAGGTGAGCGCGGCGCTCAGGGCGCTGAGCCTCGCGGGGAGGGTACCGAGCCGCTCTGGCCTAGGCCCTTGCTCGTCCCTGAGGAAGACCATGGTCAGGAAATAGACGCCGTAGCAGGCAGCGGCCGCCGAGATGGCGGTGGCCACGTTGACCCTGAAGGCGATGCTGCCGAAGGGGAGAAAGGTAAAGGGCTTGCCGTAGTTGATGAACAGGGGGTATCCGGGGGAGTGCGCGGTCCCAAGCGAAGCGATGGCGGTGATGAACTCGCCGCTGTCGAAAAAGGTGACCGTCGGCGCCAGGGTCAAAAGGTAGATGAACAAAGGGATGATGAAGGCCGCGATGGAAAAGGGGTCGAGCCTTCTGAGGGTTCCGTTCATGTTCACGTACGCGCTCCTGATTCGTTGTTTTCGCCGATTTGCTTCAGGGACAGCTTGTCCCGCCAAAGGCAGAAGAGTCCGGCCGGGATCACCGGCAAAAAGCCCAGGGCGTGAATGACTATGGCGATGCTCAGCGCGCGCTCGCCGACGATGTCAAAGGCTGAGAGCGCCGTGACGCAGGCAAGATGATAAGTCCCGACGAACCCGGGCGAGGCCGGCACCATTACGGCAAAGACCAGGAACACCATGATGAACATGGAAGCCGTCAGCGGAAGCTCAACGCCGAAGGCACGCAGCAGCAGATCTATCGGCCAAATCGCAGCGCCCCAGATCAAGAACGAAGTGGCGGCCGTCGCCGCCATGCCGGCCGTCCCGGCCGGCATCCGGACGCCTGAGATGAAGGAGCCCAGAAGCGACGCGGCCTTTTCGGAGGCTTTTGCGGAAAAAGGCGCCAGAAGCCGGGTGACGAGCGCCAAGGTCCAGTCGGTCCGCTTCCTTAAAAGCGCCAGGAACAGCAAAACCCCGAGGTAGAGGATGAAGGTGACATAACCGCCGGTGACAAGCCCCTGCTGCATCCCCTCCTTTCCGGCGGGAAGCCGGATGGTGAAGAAGGTCGCGACCAGCACCAAAAGTACGGTGAAGCCGTCGCAGAGCCGGTCCACCACCAGCGAGGCGAAGACGGCGGAGGTGTCGATCCCCTCCTTGCGCCCGAGGACGTAGGCGCGCACCAGCTCGCCCAGTCTGGCCGGGAGCAGGTTGTTCGCCATGTATCCGATCAGGGTGGAAGGGAAAAGGTTGGAGAGCCGGGTCTTCTTGATGGGCTCCAGGAGGAACTTCCAGCGCAGCGCTCGGAAGTAGTAGCTGACAAAGGTGAGGATGATTGCGGGGGCCAGGTAGCGGTAGTCCATTCCGGCGAAGGCCGCCGCCATCTTGCCGAAATCGATCTTCCTGAAGAGCAACAACAGGCAAAGCGCGCTGATCGCGAGGCCGACCAAGAGTTTCTTATCTAGTTTTTCCTTGAACAAGCTGGCTCCTGTCTGCGACGGTGATGGGTTACTTGCAGCACTTAAGGGGGCCCCAGTCGCCGGCCCCGACCGGTTCTGCATCATGCAAGATGCCCCGGCAGCGCGAAACGTCCAGCGCGATCTGTTCCTTGAGCGCCTGAAGGTCGTCGAAACGGCGCTCCTCCCTGAGCCTCTCGATGAAGAACACGGTGACCTCCAGACCGTAGAGGTCGCGGTCGAGGTCGAAGAGGAATACCTCCAGCGAAAGCGCCCCGTTGCCGAAGGTGGGGTTCGTTCCTATGTTGCAGGCGCCATCCAAAAGGTCGCTGCCGATGCAGACCTTGACCGCGTAGACTCCCGCCGCCGGAAGGAGGTCCTTCTCCATGGCGAGGTTCGCGGTGGGAAAGCCTAGCCCCCGGCCGCGCTGGTGGCCGTGCACCACGGTGCCGGTGATGGCGTAATGCCGCCCCAGGACGCCGACCACCCCTTCCACGTCGCCCTTGCTCACCATGTCGCGGACCTTGGTTGAGCTGTAGACCGTGGCGCCGTTGGAGATGGGGTCCAGCACCTCGACGCTGTAGCCGTAACGCTCGCCCATCCCGCGCAGCAACTGCACGTTCCCTTCCCTGCCGCGGCCAAAGGCGTAATCGTAGCCGATGACGAGGCTTTCGACCCCGATGGCGTCCACCAGCACCTTTTGCACGAAATCGGCGGCGGGAACCGCGGCGAACTCCCGGTCGAAGGGGATCTCCAAGAGGTAGTCGATCCCGGCTGACTCGATGAGGAACTCCTTCTCGCGGCGTGTGGTGATGAGCCGGATCCCCTTGTGGGCGCCGAGCACCTTCAGCGGGTGCGGCACGAAGGTCACCACCACCGAGACCCCGGAAAGTTCTGCAGCCCGTTCGCGCACCCTCCGGAAGATCTCGCGGTGCCCCAGATGAACTCCGTCGAAGTTGCCGATGGTGACCGCCGGGTGGCGCAGTTTTTCCTTTATGTCGGAGATGCTTCTGAAAATAACCATGTGCGGTGCGTTTCCTTAAGCCTCAGCCGGTTCCGCCTCCACCTGCGGCGCCTTCTTCTTCCCGAAGAGAAGGGCCACCCAGACGCTGACCTCGTACATGAAGTACAGAGGCAGCATGATCACGAACATGGTGATGAGGTCGGCATGAAAGGCGGCGACGATGGCGCTCGCCAAAAGGGCGTACTTCCTGCGCGTGGCCAGCATCTTGTAGTTGATGATGCCGAAGCGCGCCAGAAGCAGCGCAAGGATAGGGAGTTCGAAGATCAGCCCGAACATCAGGATGAGGCGCAGGCAGAAATTTATGTAGGCCGAGATGTTGTACCAGCTCTGCAGCCCGGTCGCCTCGTAGGAAAGCGAGAAGTTGATGATGACCGGCCAGATGATGACCAGAAAGAACATCGCCCCGACGCAGAAGGCAAGCGACGCCGTGGTGACGAAGGGGACCACCATCCGCCTTTCCTTGCGGGTCAAGCCGGGCGCCACGAAGAGCCAGAGCTGATGGAAGAGAACGGGAAGCACGATGACCATCCCGGCCAGCATCGAGATCTTGCACTGAACGAAGAAAGGCTCCAAAGGCGCGCTGTAGTTCAGCATGCGCGGCTTCTGCGCCACGTCGTGCTGCTCGCCCAGCTTGAACTGCTGGTACGCCTGCGGGTAGCGCTCCTTCACCTTTTCATAGACGCTGTTCTTTATGTCGGTGAGGTAAGTCTTTCCGGTCAGCGGCTGTTCGACGAACTTCAGGAGGTCGGTGGAGAAGTTCCAGGCGACCCCCATGCCGATCACGATGGCGACCACGCAGACGATGAGCCGCTTCCTAAGTTCGACCAGATGTTCCATGAAGGGCAGAACTTTTTCTTGAACCATATACCCTATATCTCCTAATTAAAGCCGCGCCGAGCCCAAACAAATTTTATAGCACAGCGGCTAAAGCGAGCGCAACAGCTTTCAGCGCCGCCGGGGCTTGGGGCGCTTACCCTTGACCGGTATCCGGTCATAGCTGTTCCTGACATCCTGGATCGGCTCGATGGGGCGTTTTTCCAGGGTCCCCACCAGCGAGAACTCCACCTGCTTGCGCGCCTCGTTGACGGCGGACACCTTGACCCTGATCTTGTCCGCGATGCGGTACATGGCGCGGGTCCTCTCCCCCACGAGGGCGTGGCTCTTCTCCAGGTGCACGTAGTAGTCCATGGGGAGCGTGGCAACCGGGACCATCCCCTCCACGAAAAGGTCCACCAGCTCGACGAAGAGCCCAAAGGGGGCGACGCCGGTGATGTAGCCGTCGTACTCCTCGCCGATCTTGTCCCGCATGAACTGCATCTTTTTGAGGTCCACCATCTCCCGCTCCGCCTCCATGGCGACCCGCTCCCTCTTGGAGGTATGCGCCGCGGTCTCGGGGAGCCTCGCCTCAAGCCGGTCCTTGTCCACCTGCTTCATCTTCTGCGACAGCACCCTCTTCAGGATGCGGTGCACCACGAGGTCGGGGTAGCGGCGGATGGGCGAGGTGAAGTGGGTGTAACTTCCCGCCGCAAGGCCGTAGTGCCCGAGGTTCTCGGCGCTGTAGCGCGCCTGCTTCATGCAGCGTAAAAGCACCTCGTTGATCAGGCGCTCCTCCGGTTTTCCCTCCACCTCGGCCAGGAGCCTCTGCAGCTCCAGCGGGTTCACCTTTTCGTCCTGCAGCTTCAGGATATAGCCGAAGCCGAAGACGAACTCGGCGAGATCCTTCAACTTCAGCGGGTCCGGGTTCTCGTGCACCCGGTACAGGGACGGGACCGGCGTGTTCTCCAGGAACCCAGCCACCGCTTCGTTTGCAGCGAGCATGAACTCCTCGATGATGCGGTGGGCGAGGTTTCTCTCGGCCCTTACGATGGCGGTCGTCTCCCCCTGCAGGTCGAGGATGATCTGGGGCTCGGGGAGGTCGAAGTCGATGCTCCCCCTGGTGCGGCGCACCGCGTTCAGGCGCAGCGAAAGATCCTCCATGACCTTGAGATCTTCAACAAGATGGGCGTTCTGCTCGACCGCCTCCAGATCTCGGTCCACCAGTATCCGCTTCACCGTCGTGTAGGTAAGGCGCGCGGCGCTCTTGATGACGCTCGTGTAGAAGCGGGCGTCGACCCGCTCGCCGGCGGCGTCGAAGAGCATCTCCGCGGTCATGGTGAGGCGGTCCACCTGCGGATTCAGCGAGCAGATCCCGTTGGATAGCTCTTCCGGAAGCATGGGGATGCAGCGGTCGGGGAAATAGACCGAGGTCCCCCTCAGGTACGCCTCGGTGTCGAGCCTTGAGCCCTCGACGACGTAGTGGGAGACGTCCGCTATGGAGACCCAGAGCCGGATCTTGTCACCTTCCCGGGCGACCGAAACCGCGTCGTCGAAGTCGCGCGCCGTCTCGCCGTCGATGGTGACGGTGAGCCTTTCGCGCAGGTCGGTGCGGCCGGCCACGGCCTCTTCGGTCACCTGCTGGGGCTGCTTCTGCGCCTCCTCCAACACCTTCTCGTCGAAGACGTGGGGGAGCTCGTACTTCTTGATCACGGTAAGCGCCTCGACCTCGGGGTCGTTGGCCTCGCCCAGCACCTCCGTTATCCTTCCCTCCAGCGGACGCGCGCCCGCGGGGTAGGCGGTGATCTGCGCCAGCACGATCTGCCCGTCCCTGGCCTTGGCCGCGCCGCCGGCGGCACCCGGGGTGACGAAGAGGTCCCGCCCCAGTTTCGGGTCGTCGGGGATCACCCTCCCCCCCTTGCCGATCGCCTCGAAGCGCCCGACGATCTCTGTGACGCCCCGCTGCACCAGGGCGGTCACCCTCCCCTCCCGCTTCCCGTCGCGGCGCGTCGAGACCACCTGGGCCTCCACTATGTCGCCGTTCATGTACTCGGTGAGATAGCGCGCGGGAACGAAAAGATCCTCCCCTCCCTCTTCAGGCATGACGAAGCCGTAGCCGTCGCGGTGGACCGAGAGCTTGCCGCGCACGCTGTCGCCGGAGCCGGCCAGCGCGTAGATGCGCCCCGGCATCTTGACGATCTCCCCGGACTCGACCAGGAAGTCCAGTTGCTGGTCCAACTGATCCCGGTCGCGTCGGGATATATTGAGAGCCTTCAGCATCTGCCGGTACGGGATCGGTTCCCCCTTGGCCAAAAGCCTCATGACCGCGTCCTTACCCTTGCGCATGAAAACCCCCTTCGGGAAAAAAGCATATGTAAAAAATCATAGTTGTGGATAATGCAGAAGCGTCCGATGAAAGTCAAGAAGCGGGAACGGGCACGGTCGGATAAGCATCTCCGATGAACCAGCCGGATCATCGCCGGCTTTCCCCTTACAATTGGCCATTGCCTTTTCGGCTTCGCTCCGGTAAGAATACGGGTCGAGCTTTTTTGCCGAACCCAAGGGAGAAATAATGTTTAACCGCACCGCCATTGCCGCAGCCGCCGTACTTTTCTGCACCGCCCTTCCCGCCTCAGCACTGACCTTCAAGCCCGCCGACGAAGCACTGGCAAGCGCCGCCTCCCGCATGCAGGCCAAGGATTACCGTACTGCCAAAGAAGCTGCGTCGAAAGTAAACGACAAAGGCGTCCGCAGCTTCATGGTCGGCATGGCGGCGGCCCGGCTGGAGCAGTGGGAAGAGGCGGCAGCACAGCTTCCCGCCGCGGCGGAGGGGTACCCGATCCTCGCCGATTACGCGCTCTACTACCAGGGGCTCTCCTTGGCCAAGTTGGAGCGGCACGATCAGGCTCTGACTCCCTTGTACCGGCTCCTCAAACATTACCCGGAAAGCCGCCTGGTGCGCGCAGCGCTCATCCTGTACGCCGACACCCTCGCGGCGGCGGGCCATTACAACGAGGCTCAACAAAGTTACGCCACCTTCGTCGAGCGCTACCCGTCCGGCAGCGACTCCATCTCCGCGCTCTACGGCTCCGCCCTTTGCAAGGAGAAGCTTGGCGACCCGATTGCGGCGGCGAAAGTCCTGCGCGGCATCTATCTCAACTACCCCGCCTCCTCCTTTTCCGACAAGTCCGCCCGCGACCTGCAAAGGTTAACCGGCGCCGGGACCAAGGTCGATCCGTACACCAGCGCCGAACTCTTCAAGCGCTGCGGCACGCTGTACGGACTGGGACGCTATCTGCAGGCGGCAGAGGCCTACGCGGAGATACCGCTTTCCGGGGAGAGCGCCGATTTCGTCGCCAAGCTCAAGCTGAAGAAGGGACAGGCGCTCTATAAGGCAAGGCACTACCAGCAGGCGCAGGCGACCTTCTCCAACATCTCCGGCGCCCGCCACGAATCAGATCTCTGGCTGGCGCGGACCCTGGACAAGACCGGGGAGCAGGACCAAGCCTTCAAACTGTACATGCAGCTGGCGCAGGACCGGGACAGCGGGAATGCCGGCCAGGAGGCGCTCCTGGAGGCGGCATACCTGAAAAGGTTCCAGCGCAAGTGGAGCGAGGCGCTGCCGCTTTTCAAGCAATACCTGACAGCCGTCCAGCAGAAACCTTCCAACGTGCTCTGGGAGTCCGCCTGGGCCAGCTACCAGTCCCGCAATTACGAAGATGCCGCCGCGCAGTTCAAAAAGCTCACCGAGCGCGAAGACCTGCGGGACAAGTCGCTCTACTGGCTGGGCAAGACCCTCGCCGCCACCGGCGACGCCAAAGGTGCGCAGCAGGCGTTATCGACCCTGGCAGCGGAATTCCCGCTCGGGTACTACGCCCTGATCAGCAACAACCACGCGGGGGAAGAGCTTCCGCTCCCCCCAAAGAGCATCACCGAGGCGCTCCCCATGCCTTCTGGTTTCGAGCGGGAAAAGGCGCTGATCTCGCTCGGATTTTACGATGAGGCGGTCAGGGAACTCTCGATCGGCAAGAAGAACAGGAGTGCTGCGGGGATCGCCCGGCTCTACCTGGAGATGGAGAACTTCAACGGCGCCTTCCACGCCATGTCCAATGAGAAGCCAAAGCGCGGCGACAAGGACAACGCCACCATCTGGGGGGTCGCCTACCCGCTCGCGTACAAAGAGGACGTGGCGCGCCACGCAGCCGCCAACGCCATACCGGAAAGCCTCGTCTACGCCGTCATGCGCCAGGAGAGCAACTACTTCCCGGCGGCTCTCTCGCCCGTCGGCGCCGTAGGTCTCATGCAGATCATGCCCGCCACAGCCGAAGCGATGTCGAAAGGGGATTCGAAGCGCCTGACCACCCCGGAGCTGAACATAAGGCTCGGGACCAGGCACCTTAAAGACCTGCTGGATAGCTACGACCGCAACTTAACCCTCGCTATCGCCGCCTACAACGCAGGGTCCGGCAACGTGAAACGGTGGCAGAAAGGGTACGGGCATCTGCCCCAGGACGAATTCGTGGAGAGCATCCCCTTCAAGGAGACGCGCGAGTACGTGAAGAAAGTGGTGACGGGCATGGAGATGTACCAGCGTTTGTACCGCCTTCCCCCTTACCAGCAGCCGAACCTGCAGAAGAAGGTGAACCCTGCAAGTGGGCATCCCGGCGAGCAGAAAGTAGCGCAGGCGATTTCGGGACATTAGGAGAGGCCGCTTTCTGGTTCCCAAGCTGCAATTCGGGAGTCTCTGCTGCGCAGCCGCTACTTTCCACCCATCAGGAGCAGTCACACCCATGCAGATAGTTTTTGGTATCGATTTTGGCACCACCAATTCCGCCCTCTCCATCTACCGCAATAACAAAGTCGAAGTCGTGAACGTGGACGAACTGAACGCAGGCAGCGCACTGATGCGCTCGGTACTGTACTTCACCGAGGATCAGGAGATCTTCGCCGGACAAGAGGCGATCAACACCTACATCAACGAAGGCGCGGCAGGCAGATTCATGCAGTCGATAAAGACCTTCCTTCCCAACAGCAGCTTTGAAAGCACCGAGGTCTTTGGCAGGAAGTACGGCATCGACGATCTGGTAGCGATCATCCTGAGGAAGATCAAGAAAAGGGGCGAAGAGTACGTCGGCTGCAGCGTCGACACGGTAGTGCTGGGGCGGCCCGTGCTCTTTTCCGAGGACCCGGCGAAAGACGCACTGGCCCAAAAGCGCCTGGAGCAGGCGGGCCGCAAGGCAGGCTTCAAGCAGATCTACTTCCAGTGGGAGCCGGTGGCGGCCGCACTGGCTTACGAGGAATCGCTGGCCGCGGGCGAGGAAAAGCTCGTCTTCATCGGGGACTTCGGCGGAGGCACCTCCGACTTCACCGTCATCAAGGTGCGCGGCGGCGACTTTGCCCGCTCCGACCGCCGCAGCGACGTCCTTTCGCTGGGAGGCGTCTATACGGCCGGGGACAAGTTCGATTCTCAGATAATGTGGGAGCGGATAGCCAAGTACTTCGGCCGGGGTGTCAGATACAAAGGAATGGGAAAGGACGAACTGTTCGACATACCACTCAGCATCATCTACACCCTGTGCCAGTGGCACAGAATTCCGCTTTTGAGAGCAAGGAAAACCAGGGAACAGATCAGGCTGATCAAGCATGCAGCGACAGACAAGCAAGCCATAGAGAACCTTGAGCACCTGATCGGCGACAACTACGGCTTCTTCCTGTTCCAGTCCATAGAGAAGGCAAAATGCGAGCTCTCAGATCAAGAGCTGAGTCACGTCCGCTTCAGCGAGCGCGATCTCTGCATAGAGGAACCGGTAACCAGGCAGGCTTTCGAGGAGATGAATGGCGAGAATCTCGCTAAAATCGCGGGCTGCGTAGACGAGGTAGTGAGAGAATCCGGCGTCCCGCACAGCCAAATCGACACCGTCTTTCTTACCGGCGGCACGTCGCGCATTCCGATGATACGCAGGCTGTTCGAGGAGCGTTTCGGCGCGGAGAAGTTGGAGAACAAGAATGCCTTTACCAGTGTCGCCCACGGATTGGGGACCAGCGTCCCGCTCTTCGTGGCATCGTGACCGGGATGCCGCACTAAGCGCTATCGGATGCTGCGCGGCAGTACGCACCCGCCAGGTTCGCTCATCAACAGACCTCTCCCCCGCCAACAACTTCAAGCCATTTACTCACTGCGAAGCCGATACCCCACCCCGACCTCTGTGGTGATGTAGAACGGCCGGGATGGATCCGGCTCGATCTTCTGGCGCAGGTTACGTATGTTGACCCGCAGGACGTTTTGCTGCTCTACGTAGGCAACTCCCCATATCTGTTTGAGGATCTGGCTGTGCGTTAGAACTCTGCCAGCATGAGTCACCAGCAGGCGCAGGAGCTCGTATTCGGTGGGTGTTACCTGAACCTCCTTCCCTGAAAGCAGCACCCGGCGCAGCGCCAGGTCAACCTCCAGCTCGTTGCAGCGGTACACCGGCTCGGGCGCTTGCTGCAAGCTCCTTCTGAGCGAAACACGGATGCGGGCCTGCAACTCTGCGACGCTGAAGGGCTTGATCAGGTAGTCGTCCGCACCGGCGTCGAGGGCGCCCACCTTATCGTCGTCGCTGTCCCGGACCGAAAGCACGATGATGGGAACCTGGGACCACTCCCGGATCCTCTTGATCACCTCGACCCCGTCCATGTCGGGAAGACCCAGGTCCTGCAGGATGATGTCGGGCCTGACCGCAGCTGCGGCCGCGAGAGCGGCGTGTCCATTCTGCGCCTCGTACAGCCTGAATTCTCCGGTATTCAATGCCGCTCGCAGAAAGCGCAATACCGCTAACTCATCATCCACCATGAGCAGGCGCGGAAGGTTTTCCCCTCTTTGTTTTTCAGTACCCGCTCCAACGGATTCCGTCCTTATTGCACTAGCCATGTCCTTCTCCTTCCACGGGAAGCTGTACCGTTATCTTCAGGCCGCCCC
Proteins encoded in this region:
- the rnr gene encoding ribonuclease R, coding for MRKGKDAVMRLLAKGEPIPYRQMLKALNISRRDRDQLDQQLDFLVESGEIVKMPGRIYALAGSGDSVRGKLSVHRDGYGFVMPEEGGEDLFVPARYLTEYMNGDIVEAQVVSTRRDGKREGRVTALVQRGVTEIVGRFEAIGKGGRVIPDDPKLGRDLFVTPGAAGGAAKARDGQIVLAQITAYPAGARPLEGRITEVLGEANDPEVEALTVIKKYELPHVFDEKVLEEAQKQPQQVTEEAVAGRTDLRERLTVTIDGETARDFDDAVSVAREGDKIRLWVSIADVSHYVVEGSRLDTEAYLRGTSVYFPDRCIPMLPEELSNGICSLNPQVDRLTMTAEMLFDAAGERVDARFYTSVIKSAARLTYTTVKRILVDRDLEAVEQNAHLVEDLKVMEDLSLRLNAVRRTRGSIDFDLPEPQIILDLQGETTAIVRAERNLAHRIIEEFMLAANEAVAGFLENTPVPSLYRVHENPDPLKLKDLAEFVFGFGYILKLQDEKVNPLELQRLLAEVEGKPEERLINEVLLRCMKQARYSAENLGHYGLAAGSYTHFTSPIRRYPDLVVHRILKRVLSQKMKQVDKDRLEARLPETAAHTSKRERVAMEAEREMVDLKKMQFMRDKIGEEYDGYITGVAPFGLFVELVDLFVEGMVPVATLPMDYYVHLEKSHALVGERTRAMYRIADKIRVKVSAVNEARKQVEFSLVGTLEKRPIEPIQDVRNSYDRIPVKGKRPKPRRR
- a CDS encoding lytic transglycosylase domain-containing protein; the protein is MFNRTAIAAAAVLFCTALPASALTFKPADEALASAASRMQAKDYRTAKEAASKVNDKGVRSFMVGMAAARLEQWEEAAAQLPAAAEGYPILADYALYYQGLSLAKLERHDQALTPLYRLLKHYPESRLVRAALILYADTLAAAGHYNEAQQSYATFVERYPSGSDSISALYGSALCKEKLGDPIAAAKVLRGIYLNYPASSFSDKSARDLQRLTGAGTKVDPYTSAELFKRCGTLYGLGRYLQAAEAYAEIPLSGESADFVAKLKLKKGQALYKARHYQQAQATFSNISGARHESDLWLARTLDKTGEQDQAFKLYMQLAQDRDSGNAGQEALLEAAYLKRFQRKWSEALPLFKQYLTAVQQKPSNVLWESAWASYQSRNYEDAAAQFKKLTEREDLRDKSLYWLGKTLAATGDAKGAQQALSTLAAEFPLGYYALISNNHAGEELPLPPKSITEALPMPSGFEREKALISLGFYDEAVRELSIGKKNRSAAGIARLYLEMENFNGAFHAMSNEKPKRGDKDNATIWGVAYPLAYKEDVARHAAANAIPESLVYAVMRQESNYFPAALSPVGAVGLMQIMPATAEAMSKGDSKRLTTPELNIRLGTRHLKDLLDSYDRNLTLAIAAYNAGSGNVKRWQKGYGHLPQDEFVESIPFKETREYVKKVVTGMEMYQRLYRLPPYQQPNLQKKVNPASGHPGEQKVAQAISGH
- the tatC gene encoding twin-arginine translocase subunit TatC, with the translated sequence MVQEKVLPFMEHLVELRKRLIVCVVAIVIGMGVAWNFSTDLLKFVEQPLTGKTYLTDIKNSVYEKVKERYPQAYQQFKLGEQHDVAQKPRMLNYSAPLEPFFVQCKISMLAGMVIVLPVLFHQLWLFVAPGLTRKERRMVVPFVTTASLAFCVGAMFFLVIIWPVIINFSLSYEATGLQSWYNISAYINFCLRLILMFGLIFELPILALLLARFGIINYKMLATRRKYALLASAIVAAFHADLITMFVIMLPLYFMYEVSVWVALLFGKKKAPQVEAEPAEA
- a CDS encoding Hsp70 family protein encodes the protein MQIVFGIDFGTTNSALSIYRNNKVEVVNVDELNAGSALMRSVLYFTEDQEIFAGQEAINTYINEGAAGRFMQSIKTFLPNSSFESTEVFGRKYGIDDLVAIILRKIKKRGEEYVGCSVDTVVLGRPVLFSEDPAKDALAQKRLEQAGRKAGFKQIYFQWEPVAAALAYEESLAAGEEKLVFIGDFGGGTSDFTVIKVRGGDFARSDRRSDVLSLGGVYTAGDKFDSQIMWERIAKYFGRGVRYKGMGKDELFDIPLSIIYTLCQWHRIPLLRARKTREQIRLIKHAATDKQAIENLEHLIGDNYGFFLFQSIEKAKCELSDQELSHVRFSERDLCIEEPVTRQAFEEMNGENLAKIAGCVDEVVRESGVPHSQIDTVFLTGGTSRIPMIRRLFEERFGAEKLENKNAFTSVAHGLGTSVPLFVAS
- a CDS encoding lysylphosphatidylglycerol synthase transmembrane domain-containing protein — protein: MFKEKLDKKLLVGLAISALCLLLLFRKIDFGKMAAAFAGMDYRYLAPAIILTFVSYYFRALRWKFLLEPIKKTRLSNLFPSTLIGYMANNLLPARLGELVRAYVLGRKEGIDTSAVFASLVVDRLCDGFTVLLVLVATFFTIRLPAGKEGMQQGLVTGGYVTFILYLGVLLFLALLRKRTDWTLALVTRLLAPFSAKASEKAASLLGSFISGVRMPAGTAGMAATAATSFLIWGAAIWPIDLLLRAFGVELPLTASMFIMVFLVFAVMVPASPGFVGTYHLACVTALSAFDIVGERALSIAIVIHALGFLPVIPAGLFCLWRDKLSLKQIGENNESGART
- a CDS encoding response regulator — protein: MASAIRTESVGAGTEKQRGENLPRLLMVDDELAVLRFLRAALNTGEFRLYEAQNGHAALAAAAAVRPDIILQDLGLPDMDGVEVIKRIREWSQVPIIVLSVRDSDDDKVGALDAGADDYLIKPFSVAELQARIRVSLRRSLQQAPEPVYRCNELEVDLALRRVLLSGKEVQVTPTEYELLRLLVTHAGRVLTHSQILKQIWGVAYVEQQNVLRVNIRNLRQKIEPDPSRPFYITTEVGVGYRLRSE
- a CDS encoding bifunctional riboflavin kinase/FAD synthetase, producing the protein MVIFRSISDIKEKLRHPAVTIGNFDGVHLGHREIFRRVRERAAELSGVSVVVTFVPHPLKVLGAHKGIRLITTRREKEFLIESAGIDYLLEIPFDREFAAVPAADFVQKVLVDAIGVESLVIGYDYAFGRGREGNVQLLRGMGERYGYSVEVLDPISNGATVYSSTKVRDMVSKGDVEGVVGVLGRHYAITGTVVHGHQRGRGLGFPTANLAMEKDLLPAAGVYAVKVCIGSDLLDGACNIGTNPTFGNGALSLEVFLFDLDRDLYGLEVTVFFIERLREERRFDDLQALKEQIALDVSRCRGILHDAEPVGAGDWGPLKCCK